TACAACACCTTGCAGGCGCATATCCAAAATAAAAAGCCTCATAAAGAGAAGAAAATATTCTTCTATGTCTAGAGGATATCTTTCTTCCAAACTTACATTCTAATGTATGAAATCTTCTGCTTTTTTTATTACCTAAAAAAACTTGTGCTGCCGCAGGTAAAGATAAGATCCTTTTCCAAAAACCAACTTCCTCTTGCATAGCCAAACGTTGAGCTCTTAAAAGAATTTTATTAAATTCTCCTTTATGAGGAAAATAAAATGCATATCCTTTTCTAATCAATAAAAAATTTATCCACTTCCCATCTTCTAGGTAAGCCTGGGCAAGTAATCTGCCAAATCTATCCTTTGTCAAATTCCTAAGACATAATTGTCTATGTTTAATCAAATGCCACAAAAAATTTTTAGACTTCTTAGCATAATACTGGCTAAGACCACCTTCATAATTAATCTCAGGAGCATCTACTAAAGCCAAACGCAAATGAAGGCCATTACTTAAAAATACAGTATCTCCATCAGCAACGCCTCTTGGAAAAACAAAAACGCATTTTGCTTCTACAAAAAAACCA
The genomic region above belongs to Desulfonauticus submarinus and contains:
- a CDS encoding thermonuclease family protein, encoding MKVSCLVANFRILLLLRRLFVACIFFYFLFSGFFVEAKCVFVFPRGVADGDTVFLSNGLHLRLALVDAPEINYEGGLSQYYAKKSKNFLWHLIKHRQLCLRNLTKDRFGRLLAQAYLEDGKWINFLLIRKGYAFYFPHKGEFNKILLRAQRLAMQEEVGFWKRILSLPAAAQVFLGNKKSRRFHTLECKFGRKISSRHRRIFSSLYEAFYFGYAPARCCTIWPLE